A single region of the Drosophila miranda strain MSH22 chromosome 2, D.miranda_PacBio2.1, whole genome shotgun sequence genome encodes:
- the LOC108157154 gene encoding CDK5RAP1-like protein gives MRLRCQAIYRQVRHASVSASAAANPALATGAKVAAETKLEPATARVTFLEKIQRGPGLQDFFTVKPASKLKLSEEAELDGVETSVPYLNAIDFQGHGRKVHFEVYGCQMNTNDTEVVWSILKQHGYERCQELEDADLVMLVTCAVREGAEQKIWNRLRHLRAMKQKRGAKLQPLQLTLLGCMAERLKERLLDQEQCVDVIAGPDSYKDLPRLLAVSRHYGNSAINVLLSLDETYADVMPVRLNSDSPTAFVSIMRGCDNMCTYCIVPFTRGRERSRPLASIVNEVRTLQEQGVKEVTLLGQNVNSYRDKGAGQTSDTSLVPGFKTVYKPKTGGIPFSELLQSVAEAVPELRIRFTSPHPKDFSDEVLRVIRDYPNVCKQLHLPAQSGNTEVLARMRRGYTREAYLELVEHIREILPTVGLSSDFICGFCGETEAEFEDTISLINRVQYNVAYLFAYSMREKTTAHRRYVDDVPVAVKTARLQRMVQAFRNGATQLHKNFEGKQQLILIEGKSKRSEAYWFGRNDANIKVIVPAMDLPTDTGDVARRRSIAVGDFVVAQIDESNSQVLKGTPLEISSIGSFNSRTSLGLT, from the coding sequence ATGAGACTTCGCTGCCAGGCGATATACCGTCAAGTGCGACATGCCTCTGTCTCAGCCAGCGCCGCAGCCAATCCTGCACTTGCCACTGGAGCGAAAGTAGCCGCAGAAACCAAGTTGGAACCGGCGACAGCACGTGTAACGTTTTTGGAGAAAATTCAACGCGGACCCGGTCTTCAAGACTTTTTCACAGTGAAGCCCGCGTCCAAGCTGAAACTGAGCGAAGAGGCGGAACTGGATGGAGTGGAAACCAGCGTCCCGTATTTGAATGCGATCGATTTCCAGGGTCATGGGCGGAAAGTTCACTTCGAGGTCTATGGCTGCCAGATGAACACCAACGACACCGAAGTGGTGTGGAGCATACTGAAGCAGCATGGCTATGAGCGCTGCCAGGAGCTGGAAGATGCCGATCTTGTCATGCTGGTCACCTGTGCAGTGCGCGAGGGAGCGGAGCAGAAGATCTGGAATCGCCTGCGACATCTGCGGGCCATGAAGCAGAAGCGAGGCGCCAAGCTGCAGCCACTGCAACTGACGCTCTTGGGCTGCATGGCGGAGCGATTGAAGGAGCGACTGCTGGACCAGGAGCAGTGCGTGGATGTCATTGCGGGGCCGGACAGCTACAAGGATCTGCCCAGGCTGCTGGCCGTTTCGCGGCATTACGGTAATTCCGCCATCAATGTACTCCTTTCGCTGGACGAAACCTACGCGGATGTGATGCCAGTCCGTCTGAATTCCGACTCTCCCACGGCCTTTGTCTCCATTATGCGCGGCTGCGACAACATGTGCACCTACTGCATTGTGCCCTTCACCCGTGGCCGGGAGCGCTCGCGACCACTGGCATCCATTGTCAATGAGGTGCGAACCTTGCAGGAGCAGGGCGTCAAGGAGGtgactctcttgggtcagaacGTCAACTCGTATAGAGACAAAGGAGCCGGACAGACGTCTGATACAAGCCTGGTGCCGGGTTTCAAAACCGTTTACAAGCCCAAAACGGGAGGCATTCCCTTCTCCGAGCTTCTGCAGAGCGTGGCCGAGGCTGTGCCGGAGTTGCGCATACGATTCACCTCCCCCCATCCCAAGGACTTCTCCGACGAGGTGCTGCGTGTCATTCGGGACTATCCAAACGTCTGCAAGCAGCTCCATTTGCCAGCACAGTCGGGCAACACGGAGGTTTTAGCCAGGATGCGGCGTGGCTACACGCGAGAGGCGTACTTGGAGTTGGTGGAGCATATACGAGAGATACTGCCAACTGTGGGCTTGTCCAGTGACTTTATCTGTGGCTTCTGCGGCGAAACAGAGGCGGAGTTCGAGGACACCATCTCGCTCATCAACAGAGTGCAATATAACGTGGCCTATCTGTTTGCCTACAGCATGCGGGAGAAGACCACGGCGCATCGGCGCTATGTGGATGATGTTCCTGTGGCTGTCAAAACGGCCCGGCTGCAGCGCATGGTCCAAGCCTTCCGAAACGGAGCAACGCAACTCCACAAAAACTTTGAGGGCAAGCAGCAGCTTATTCTGATCGAGGGTAAGAGCAAACGCTCAGAGGCCTATTGGTTTGGACGCAACGATGCCAACATCAAGGTGATTGTTCCTGCCATGGACCTGCCCACAGATACGGGAGACGTTGCACGAAGAAGGTCCATAGCAGTTGGCGACTTTGTGGTGGCACAAATAGACGAGTCCAACTCCCAGGTCCTGAAGGGAACTCCCTTGGAAATCAGCAGCATAGGCAGCTTTAACAGCAGAACGAGTTTAGGGCTTACATAA
- the LOC108153986 gene encoding exosome complex component RRP46: MNLPDKPEQVAKDKLREMQCKFNPLSRCDGSVMYCQGATVVISAVLGPIEMKTQNLSIDGSYLECNYRPKAGLPQVKERIREAAVRGVLELALLSEAYPRSKMSLQIQELEDRGSIDACALNSACLAMLIGGLPLKCSFAAVHCIINEQGEYILDPDQRETEHERASFTFAFDSLEGNLLLVQTKGSFKIAEFNDVESLCRSASAEILQFYRTSISNYHCRRSDTKTSEEQMET; the protein is encoded by the exons atgaatttaCCCGACAAACCTGAGCAAGTGGCCAAGGATAAGCTGCGCGAAATGCAGTGCAAGTTCAATCCCCTCTCGCGCTGTGACGGTTCCGTCATGTATTGCCAGG GAGCAACTGTTGTTATATCCGCGGTGCTGGGTCCCATCGAGATGAAGACACAGAATCTGAGCATAGACGGAAGCTATCTGGAGTGCAACTATAGGCCGAAGGCAGGTCTACCGCAGGTCAAGGAACGTATACGAGAAGCCGCCGTGCGGGGCGTGCTGGAGCTGGCCCTGCTGTCCGAGGCCTATCCGCGCTCAAAGATGTCTCTGCAGATACAGGAGCTGGAGGATAGAGGAAGT ATCGATGCCTGTGCCCTGAACTCCGCTTGCCTGGCGATGCTCATTGGTGGCCTGCCCCTGAAATGCAGTTTTGCGGCAGTCCACTGCATTATCAATGAACAGGGAGAGTATATTCTAGACCCGGACCAAAGAGAAACGGAGCATGAGCGAGCCAGTTTCACCTTCGCCTTCGACTCGCTGGAGGGAAATCTGCTGCTGGTGCAGACAAAAGGATCCTTTAAAATAGCCGAATTCAACGATGTGGAGAGTCTGTGCCGATCGGCCAGTGCGGAAATCTTGCAGTTCTATCGCACCAGCATTTCAAATTATCATTGCAGAAGGTCCGATACAAAGACCAGCGAAGAGCAAATGGAAACGTAA
- the LOC108156969 gene encoding cytoplasmic aconitate hydratase isoform X1, whose amino-acid sequence MSAGANPFAQFEKSFSQAGTTYKYFDLVSIDSKYDNLPYSIRVLLESAVRNCDNFHILEKDVQSILGWSPALKQGSNDVEVSFKPARVILQDFTGVPAVVDFAAMRDAVLDLGGNPEKINPICPADLVIDHSVQVDFARVPDALAKNQTLEFERNKERFTFLKWGAKAFNNMLIVPPGSGIVHQVNLEYLARVVFENDAADGSKILYPDSVVGTDSHTTMINGLGVLGWGVGGIEAEAVMLGQSISMLLPEVIGYKLVGKLSPLVTSTDLVLTITKHLRQLGVVGKFVEFYGPGVAELSIADRATISNMCPEYGATVGYFPIDENTLGYMKQTNRSEKKIDIIREYLKATQQLRNYADESQDPKFTQSITLDLSTVVTSVSGPKRPHDRVSVSDMPEDFKSCLSSPVGFKGFAIAPEARAAFGEFQWDDGKTYKLQHGSVVIAAITSCTNTSNPSVMLGAGLLAKNAVEKGLSILPYVKTSLSPGSGVVTYYLKESGVIPYLEKLGFDIVGYGCMTCIGNSGPLDENVMNTIEKNSLVCAGVLSGNRNFEGRIHPNTRANYLASPLLVIAYAIAGRVDIDFEKEPLGVDANGKNVFLRDIWPTRTEIQEVENKHVIPAMFQEVYSKIELGSQDWQTLQVSDGKLFSWSDDSTYIKRPPFFEGMTRDLPKQQSIQKARCLLFLGDSVTTDHISPAGSIARNSPAARFLSDRSITPRDFNSYGSRRGNDAIMSRGTFANIRLVNKLVTKTGPRTVHIPSQEELDIFDAAERYREEGTPLVLVVGKDYGSGSSRDWAAKGPFLLGVKAVIAESYERIHRSNLVGMGIIPLQFLPGQNAETLNLNGRELYNIALPESGLKPGQKVQVEADGNVFETILRFDTEVDITYYRNGGILNYMIRKMLS is encoded by the exons ATGTCTG CAGGCGCCAATCCCTTTGCTCAGTTTGAGAAGTCGTTCTCCCAAGCCGGCACCACCTACAAGTACTTCGACTTGGTCTCCATCGACAGTAAATATG ATAATCTACCCTACTCCATACGTGTGCTGCTGGAGTCGGCGGTGCGCAACTGCGACAACTTCCACATCCTCGAGAAGGATGTCCAGAGCATCCTGGGCTGGTCCCCGGCTCTCAAGCAGGGCTCCAATGATGTGGAGGTGTCCTTCAAGCCAGCTCGCGTGATTCTCCAG GACTTCACCGGTGTCCCCGCTGTGGTGGACTTTGCTGCCATGCGCGACGCTGTCCTGGACCTGGGCGGCAATCCCGAGAAAATCAATCCCATCTGCCCCGCCGACTTGGTTATCGACCATTCCGTTCAGGTGGACTTTGCTCGTGTTCCCGACGCCCTCGCCAAGAACCAGACCCTGGAGTTTGAGCGCAACAAGGAGCGCTTTACCTTCTTGAAGTGGGGTGCCAAGGCATTCAACAACATGCTGATCGTGCCGCCCGGCTCTGGCATTGTCCATCAAGTGAACTTGGAGTACTTGGCCCGCGTCGTCTTTGAGAACGATGCTGCCGATGGCTCGAAGATTCTCTATCCCGACAGCGTGGTCGGCACTGACTCCCACACGACCATGATCAATGGCCTGGGCGTGCTCGGCTGGGGTGTGGGCGGCATTGAGGCTGAGGCCGTGATGTTGGGACAGTCGATCTCCATGCTGCTGCCGGAGGTCATTGGCTACAAGCTGGTCGGAAAACTGAGCCCCCTGGTCACCTCTACCGACTTGGTGCTGACCATCACCAAGCATCTGCGTCAGCTGGGTGTGGTGGGCAAGTTCGTGGAGTTCTACGGCCCCGGCGTTGCAGAGCTGAGCATTGCCGATCGCGCCACCATCAGCAACATGTGTCCCGAGTatggagccaccgttggctaCTTCCCCATCGATGAAAATACCTTGGGCTACATGAAGCAAACAA ATCGATCGGAGAAGAAGATCGACATCATTCGGGAGTATCTGAAGGCCACCCAGCAGCTGCGCAACTACGCTGACGAGTCCCAAGATCCCAAGTTCACTCAG AGCATCACCTTGGATCTTTCGACTGTGGTTACATCGGTGTCGGGCCCTAAGCGCCCGCATGATCGCGTTTCTGTATCCGATATGCCGGAGGACTTCAAGTCGTGCCTGTCCAGCCCA GTTGGATTCAAGGGCTTTGCCATCGCACCAGAGGCCCGGGCTGCCTTTGGCGAGTTCCAGTGGGATGATGGCAAGACCTACAAGCTCCAGCACGGATCCGTGGTCATTGCAGCCATAACATCGTGCACAAACACCTCAAACCCCTCGGTGATGCTGGGAGCTGGTCTGTTGGCCAAGAATGCCGTGGAGAAGGGCCTCTCCATCTTGCCCTACGTCAAGACATCTCTCTCGCCGGGATCTGGCGTGGTTACCTATTACCTGAAGGAGTCGGGCGTCATTCCGTATCTGGAGAAGCTCGGCTTCGACATTGTCGGCTATGGCTGCATGACCTGCATTGGCAACTCGGGACCCCTGGACGAGAATGTGATGAACACCATCGAGAAGAACAGCCTCGTCTGCGCTGGCGTCCTGTCGGGCAACCGCAACTTCGAGGGTCGCATCCATCCCAACACCAGGGCCAACTACCTGGCCAGTCCCCTGCTGGTGATCGCCTACGCCATTGCTGGACGTGTGGACATTGACTTCGAGAAGGAGCCGCTGGGCGTGGATGCCAATGGCAAGAACGTGTTCCTGCGTGACATCTGGCCGACGCGCACTGAAATCCAGGAGGTCGAGAACAAGCACGTCATCCCGGCCATGTTCCAGGAGGTCTACA GCAAGATTGAGCTGGGATCTCAGGACTGGCAGACCCTTCAAGTGTCCGATGGCAAACTGTTCTCGTGGAGCGATGATTCCACCTACATCAAGCGACCACCCTTCTTCGAGGGTATGACCCGCGACTTGCCCAAGCAACAGAGCATCCAGAAGGCGCGCTGTCTGCTCTTCCTGGGCGACTCTGTGACCACGGATCACATCTCGCCCGCTGGCTCCATTGCCAGGAATTCGCCGGCCGCTCGATTTCTGTCCGATCGCAGCATCACACCCCGTGACTTCAACTCGTATGGCTCGCGACGTGGCAACGATGCCATCATGTCCCGCGGAACCTTCGCCAACATTCGTCTGGTGAACAAGCTGGTGACCAAGACCGGGCCACGCACCGTGCATATCCCCAGCCAGGAGGAGCTGGACATCTTCGATGCCGCCGAGCGTTATCGCGAGGAGGGCACTCCATTGGTGCTGGTCGTGGGCAAGGACTATGGCAGTGGCAGCTCTCGCGACTGGGCCGCAAAGGGTCCGTTCCTGCTGGGCGTTAAGGCCGTCATTGCGGAATCATACGAGCGCATCCATCGCTCCAATTTGGTGGGAATGGGCATTATTCCCCTGCAGTTCTTGCCTGGCCAAAACGCTGAAACTCTTAACTTGAATGGCCGCGAGCTCTACAACATTGCTCTGCCTGAGAGTGGCTTGAAGCCTGGTCAAAAGGTCCAAGTGGAG GCTGACGGCAATGTGTTTGAGACCATTCTGCGTTTCGACACTGAGGTTGACATCACATATTATAGGAACGGCGGCATCCTCAACTACATGATCCGCAAGATGCTCTCCTAA
- the LOC108156969 gene encoding cytoplasmic aconitate hydratase isoform X2 — protein MSGANPFAQFEKSFSQAGTTYKYFDLVSIDSKYDNLPYSIRVLLESAVRNCDNFHILEKDVQSILGWSPALKQGSNDVEVSFKPARVILQDFTGVPAVVDFAAMRDAVLDLGGNPEKINPICPADLVIDHSVQVDFARVPDALAKNQTLEFERNKERFTFLKWGAKAFNNMLIVPPGSGIVHQVNLEYLARVVFENDAADGSKILYPDSVVGTDSHTTMINGLGVLGWGVGGIEAEAVMLGQSISMLLPEVIGYKLVGKLSPLVTSTDLVLTITKHLRQLGVVGKFVEFYGPGVAELSIADRATISNMCPEYGATVGYFPIDENTLGYMKQTNRSEKKIDIIREYLKATQQLRNYADESQDPKFTQSITLDLSTVVTSVSGPKRPHDRVSVSDMPEDFKSCLSSPVGFKGFAIAPEARAAFGEFQWDDGKTYKLQHGSVVIAAITSCTNTSNPSVMLGAGLLAKNAVEKGLSILPYVKTSLSPGSGVVTYYLKESGVIPYLEKLGFDIVGYGCMTCIGNSGPLDENVMNTIEKNSLVCAGVLSGNRNFEGRIHPNTRANYLASPLLVIAYAIAGRVDIDFEKEPLGVDANGKNVFLRDIWPTRTEIQEVENKHVIPAMFQEVYSKIELGSQDWQTLQVSDGKLFSWSDDSTYIKRPPFFEGMTRDLPKQQSIQKARCLLFLGDSVTTDHISPAGSIARNSPAARFLSDRSITPRDFNSYGSRRGNDAIMSRGTFANIRLVNKLVTKTGPRTVHIPSQEELDIFDAAERYREEGTPLVLVVGKDYGSGSSRDWAAKGPFLLGVKAVIAESYERIHRSNLVGMGIIPLQFLPGQNAETLNLNGRELYNIALPESGLKPGQKVQVEADGNVFETILRFDTEVDITYYRNGGILNYMIRKMLS, from the exons ATGTCTG GCGCCAATCCCTTTGCTCAGTTTGAGAAGTCGTTCTCCCAAGCCGGCACCACCTACAAGTACTTCGACTTGGTCTCCATCGACAGTAAATATG ATAATCTACCCTACTCCATACGTGTGCTGCTGGAGTCGGCGGTGCGCAACTGCGACAACTTCCACATCCTCGAGAAGGATGTCCAGAGCATCCTGGGCTGGTCCCCGGCTCTCAAGCAGGGCTCCAATGATGTGGAGGTGTCCTTCAAGCCAGCTCGCGTGATTCTCCAG GACTTCACCGGTGTCCCCGCTGTGGTGGACTTTGCTGCCATGCGCGACGCTGTCCTGGACCTGGGCGGCAATCCCGAGAAAATCAATCCCATCTGCCCCGCCGACTTGGTTATCGACCATTCCGTTCAGGTGGACTTTGCTCGTGTTCCCGACGCCCTCGCCAAGAACCAGACCCTGGAGTTTGAGCGCAACAAGGAGCGCTTTACCTTCTTGAAGTGGGGTGCCAAGGCATTCAACAACATGCTGATCGTGCCGCCCGGCTCTGGCATTGTCCATCAAGTGAACTTGGAGTACTTGGCCCGCGTCGTCTTTGAGAACGATGCTGCCGATGGCTCGAAGATTCTCTATCCCGACAGCGTGGTCGGCACTGACTCCCACACGACCATGATCAATGGCCTGGGCGTGCTCGGCTGGGGTGTGGGCGGCATTGAGGCTGAGGCCGTGATGTTGGGACAGTCGATCTCCATGCTGCTGCCGGAGGTCATTGGCTACAAGCTGGTCGGAAAACTGAGCCCCCTGGTCACCTCTACCGACTTGGTGCTGACCATCACCAAGCATCTGCGTCAGCTGGGTGTGGTGGGCAAGTTCGTGGAGTTCTACGGCCCCGGCGTTGCAGAGCTGAGCATTGCCGATCGCGCCACCATCAGCAACATGTGTCCCGAGTatggagccaccgttggctaCTTCCCCATCGATGAAAATACCTTGGGCTACATGAAGCAAACAA ATCGATCGGAGAAGAAGATCGACATCATTCGGGAGTATCTGAAGGCCACCCAGCAGCTGCGCAACTACGCTGACGAGTCCCAAGATCCCAAGTTCACTCAG AGCATCACCTTGGATCTTTCGACTGTGGTTACATCGGTGTCGGGCCCTAAGCGCCCGCATGATCGCGTTTCTGTATCCGATATGCCGGAGGACTTCAAGTCGTGCCTGTCCAGCCCA GTTGGATTCAAGGGCTTTGCCATCGCACCAGAGGCCCGGGCTGCCTTTGGCGAGTTCCAGTGGGATGATGGCAAGACCTACAAGCTCCAGCACGGATCCGTGGTCATTGCAGCCATAACATCGTGCACAAACACCTCAAACCCCTCGGTGATGCTGGGAGCTGGTCTGTTGGCCAAGAATGCCGTGGAGAAGGGCCTCTCCATCTTGCCCTACGTCAAGACATCTCTCTCGCCGGGATCTGGCGTGGTTACCTATTACCTGAAGGAGTCGGGCGTCATTCCGTATCTGGAGAAGCTCGGCTTCGACATTGTCGGCTATGGCTGCATGACCTGCATTGGCAACTCGGGACCCCTGGACGAGAATGTGATGAACACCATCGAGAAGAACAGCCTCGTCTGCGCTGGCGTCCTGTCGGGCAACCGCAACTTCGAGGGTCGCATCCATCCCAACACCAGGGCCAACTACCTGGCCAGTCCCCTGCTGGTGATCGCCTACGCCATTGCTGGACGTGTGGACATTGACTTCGAGAAGGAGCCGCTGGGCGTGGATGCCAATGGCAAGAACGTGTTCCTGCGTGACATCTGGCCGACGCGCACTGAAATCCAGGAGGTCGAGAACAAGCACGTCATCCCGGCCATGTTCCAGGAGGTCTACA GCAAGATTGAGCTGGGATCTCAGGACTGGCAGACCCTTCAAGTGTCCGATGGCAAACTGTTCTCGTGGAGCGATGATTCCACCTACATCAAGCGACCACCCTTCTTCGAGGGTATGACCCGCGACTTGCCCAAGCAACAGAGCATCCAGAAGGCGCGCTGTCTGCTCTTCCTGGGCGACTCTGTGACCACGGATCACATCTCGCCCGCTGGCTCCATTGCCAGGAATTCGCCGGCCGCTCGATTTCTGTCCGATCGCAGCATCACACCCCGTGACTTCAACTCGTATGGCTCGCGACGTGGCAACGATGCCATCATGTCCCGCGGAACCTTCGCCAACATTCGTCTGGTGAACAAGCTGGTGACCAAGACCGGGCCACGCACCGTGCATATCCCCAGCCAGGAGGAGCTGGACATCTTCGATGCCGCCGAGCGTTATCGCGAGGAGGGCACTCCATTGGTGCTGGTCGTGGGCAAGGACTATGGCAGTGGCAGCTCTCGCGACTGGGCCGCAAAGGGTCCGTTCCTGCTGGGCGTTAAGGCCGTCATTGCGGAATCATACGAGCGCATCCATCGCTCCAATTTGGTGGGAATGGGCATTATTCCCCTGCAGTTCTTGCCTGGCCAAAACGCTGAAACTCTTAACTTGAATGGCCGCGAGCTCTACAACATTGCTCTGCCTGAGAGTGGCTTGAAGCCTGGTCAAAAGGTCCAAGTGGAG GCTGACGGCAATGTGTTTGAGACCATTCTGCGTTTCGACACTGAGGTTGACATCACATATTATAGGAACGGCGGCATCCTCAACTACATGATCCGCAAGATGCTCTCCTAA
- the LOC108156732 gene encoding uncharacterized protein LOC108156732: METDYQNYVESLSGVSSDDDDMSTVDSSDETSEEPTPSPALNTRTRNLGQMLYDRERSGFFSGTSRAGQKQQLPYDRVPNRLKLYLKDVIASNVMEGHIFMGLTACGQYMLSHRVTCNEGLNHYSFNMGYKYTLYFWIFQPYKKLRYFFTRRLFDDHVVDNIKTVSMTQWKNAGKQILVVHGAATEESEDSYITYVKVPKLGCLECKKLNDDGPYSFYNAHCLNCHFTVHTKYSSTETDPGFQPKINLLCPERILIISNGFMHMLRIDVDTPAVSTSSYLTQQSLVLPYPQQSQSQCFLLPRTLGPSEEDRASIVFTGSGSEAESGNEQSVVARIIADFSDIETEQTQRSGQSSNHNNNNNNNELQVNSICCSPRSYEKHVFTPNCSAAMGSSMTLPETTLPVAKQSPVNGESGQSRKRNQRIVTKSYRNGITTIDVQSTPSSTSMTDKSSAYEFSEDNEKYEKISTFRKRRLADKKYEFSEDNVENIIPFTKVRSAGRASAPNFSSSAGSSTARSFHRFSPTAHFFHNSPCASPSSSPHPSQTPPHLGFRSPPSSSNLMRSPSRAANSAAAAVAAQIYNQKSPPLSQATQQMLSYKPVGPLGALSPLQVSMAKRFEIGGSMSPNAGLSFLSPRRDEPRIVEMPVQGGVMPEKPVCTKKLRRRYVEEDDATSVITSEEDDCISPGYHTSLPMEVHGSCYSEMQMISHASYQRLRCSSVVITQHSFDLETFTYYVISLLCQKHHKIYNVFYDWAYEVISVCPLSQTVSCLLMAQFSARDQLYAPLTNCLHFTGRIDCMCHNRQYECRILFTWNMESGQWQVLDYGELREMHELFNPLKRLCKARLTFPQMAKKMAKEMTESLNKLPDYASNLRVLNSDIKKSKSYICDLDNMVEFHLKRTPQGTL, translated from the exons ATGGAGACTGATTATCAAAATTATGTCGAGTCATTGTCCGGTGTATCTTCAGATGACGATGATATGTCCACAGTGGACAGTTCGGACGAGACTTCAGAGGAGCCGACCCCCTCGCCAGCGCTCAACACGCGAACCCGAAACCTGGGCCAAATGCTGTACGACAGGGAG CGCTCTGGATTCTTCTCGGGCACATCACGTGCTGGCCAAAAGCAGCAACTTCCATATGACCGGGTGCCAAATAGATTAAAATTGTATCTCAAGGAcgtaatagccagcaatgtcATGGAGGG ACACATATTCATGGGATTGACTGCCTGCGGCCAGTACATGCTCAGCCATCGGGTCACCTGTAACGAAGGACTTAATCACTACTCCTTCAACATGGGCTACAAGTACAC TCTTTACTTCTGGATCTTCCAGCCGTACAAAAAGCTGCGTTACTTCTTTACGCGACGCCTCTTTGATGATCATGTCGTGGACAACATTAAGACTGTCAGCATGACTCAGTGGAAGAATGCTGGGAAGCAAATCTTGGTTGTGCATGGCGCTGCCACGGAGGAGAGCGAAGATAGCTATATAACATATGTTAAAGTTCCTAAGCTTGGTTGTTTGGAGTGCAAAAAACTTAACGATGACGGTCCAT ATTCCTTCTACAACGCGCACTGCCTGAATTGCCATTTTACTGTGCATACCAAGTATTCTTCGACTGAAACGGATCCCGGATTCCAGCCAAAAATAAATCTGCTTTGCCCCGAGCGCATTCTGATCATTTCCAATGGATTTATGCACATGCTCCGCATAGATGTTGACACGCCGGCCGTGTCCACTAGCAGCTACTTAACTCAGCAAAGCCTCGTCCTGCCCTATCCTCagcagtcacagtcacagtgcTTCCTCCTGCCACGCACTTTGGGGCCCAGCGAGGAGGATCGCGCCTCCATAGTCTTTACAGGCTCCGGCTCGGAGGCTGAGTCGGGCAATGAGCAGAGTGTGGTGGCACGCATCATAGCTGATTTTAGTGATATCGAAACGGAGCAGACTCAGCGCTCGGGCCAGTCCAGtaatcataataataataataacaacaaTGAGCTGCAGGTCAACAGCATTTGCTGCTCGCCGCGATCCTATGAGAAGCACGTTTTCACACCTAACTGTAGCGCCGCAATGGGGTCCAGCATGACGCTGCCGGAGACCACGTTGCCCGTAGCCAAGCAGAGCCCAGTCAACGGAGAGTCGGGTCAATCGCGCAAACGTAATCAGCGGATAGTGACCAAGTCCTATCGCAACGGCATCACTACCATAGATGTGCAG AGTACTCCCAGTTCCACTTCCATGACGGACAAATCGAGCGCCTATGAGTTTTCCGAGGACAATGAGAAATACGAGAAGATTTCCACATTTCGTAAGCGTCGACTAGCCGACAAGAAGTACGAGTTTTCTGAGGACAACGTGGAGAATATCATACCATTCACCAAAGTGCGCTCGGCTGGTCGCGCCTCGGCACCAAATTTTAGTTCCTCCGCCGGCAGCTCTACGGCCCGCAGTTTTCATCGCTTCTCGCCCACGGCGCACTTCTTTCATAACTCGCCATGCGCCTCACCGTCCTCTTCACCACATCCGTCACAAACACCACCGCATCTCGGCTTTCGATCGCCGCCATCCAGCTCGAACCTTATGCGATCGCCGAGCCGCGCAGCTAAttcggctgcggctgctgtcgCAGCTCAAATCTACAACCAGAAGTCGCCGCCGCTCTCGCAGGCCACACAGCAGATGCTCAGCTACAAGCCTGTGGGACCCTTGGGGGCGCTCTCTCCGCTACAGGTGTCCATGGCCAAGCGTTTCGAGATTGGTGGCTCTATGTCGCCCAATGCGGGCCTGTCCTTTCTATCACCCCGACGCGATGAACCCCGCATTGTGGAGATGCCTGTGCAGGGCGGAGTAATGCCAGAGAAGCCGGTATGCACCAAGAAGCTGAGACGCCGCTATGTGGAAGAGGACGATGCCACTTCGGTTATCACCAGCGAGGAGG ATGACTGCATATCGCCGGGATATCACACATCGCTGCCCATGGAAGTACACGGCTCGTGCTATTCGGAAATGCAAATGATTTCGCACGCCTCCTATCAGCGCCTGCGCTGCAGCAGTGTGGTAATCACCCAACACTCGTTCGATCTGGAGACCTTCACGTACTATGTGATTAGTTTGTTGTGCCAGAAGCACCACAAGATCTACAATGTGTTCTACGATTGGGCCTACGAGGTGATTAGCGTCTGCCCGCTGAGCCAGACGGTCAGCTGCCTGCTCATGGCCCAGTTCTCGGCACGAGATCAGCTCTACGCTCCGTTGACAAACTGCCTGCACTTCACCGGCCGCATAGACTGTATGTGCCACAATCGCCAGTACGAGTGTCGCATACTGTTCACCTGGAACATGGAGAGCGGCCAGTGGCAGGTCCTGGACTACGGCGAGCTTCGGGAAATGCACGAGCTCTTCAATCCTCTGAAGCGTCTGTGCAAGGCGCGCCTGACCTTTCCCCAAATGGCCAAGAAGATGGCCAAGGAGATGACGGAGAGCTTGAACAAGCTCCCCGACTACGCCTCCAATCTACGTGTGCTCAACTCGGATATTAAGAAGTCAAAATCGTATATCTGCGATCTCGACAACATGGTGGAGTTTCACCTGAAACGCACACCCCAAGGGACGCTCTGA